One Kineococcus radiotolerans SRS30216 = ATCC BAA-149 DNA window includes the following coding sequences:
- a CDS encoding response regulator transcription factor yields MTALVERPGMAVPSRLGRFAALVAVADPAVRESVTRTLRMLGAINVEHATSVAQARAMARTGPRALFIADAGLPDGSGAQLVSELRAAGWNRCVVLSSNADPFAVRGAVAAGVRCYLVTTRPEGVGFEGRGGENGVDSLSEREIEVLQHVADGRSNKDTGAALGLSALTVKSHLARIARKLGTGDRAEMVAITLRAGVIQ; encoded by the coding sequence GTGACCGCACTGGTCGAACGCCCCGGGATGGCCGTCCCGTCCCGGCTCGGCCGCTTCGCGGCCCTGGTCGCGGTGGCGGACCCCGCCGTCCGCGAATCCGTGACCCGCACCCTGCGCATGCTGGGTGCGATCAACGTGGAGCACGCCACCAGCGTCGCCCAGGCCCGCGCGATGGCCCGCACCGGCCCGCGGGCCCTGTTCATCGCCGACGCCGGCCTGCCCGACGGCTCCGGCGCCCAGCTGGTCTCGGAGCTGCGCGCGGCGGGCTGGAACCGCTGCGTGGTGCTCTCGTCCAACGCCGACCCGTTCGCGGTCCGCGGGGCGGTCGCGGCCGGGGTGCGCTGCTACCTGGTGACGACGCGCCCCGAGGGCGTCGGGTTCGAGGGCCGCGGCGGCGAGAACGGCGTGGACTCGCTGTCCGAGCGCGAGATCGAGGTGCTCCAGCACGTCGCCGACGGCCGCTCCAACAAGGACACCGGGGCGGCGCTGGGCCTGTCCGCGCTGACGGTGAAGAGCCACCTGGCCCGCATCGCCCGCAAGCTCGGCACCGGCGACCGCGCCGAGATGGTCGCCATCACCCTGCGGGCCGGCGTCATCCAGTGA